The genomic segment GCAGGATCTCATGTGTTTATGTAGTAATTAAATTTTTAGCTTGACCCAGCACAATTTAATGATCAGTATTATCAGCTTGTTGCACACTCAGGTTCTGCTTCTCTGTTAGCAAGTGATTAGACATAGCCCACCTATCACAGATCCAGCCCTTGCTGCTCATTGGTCGCTTGCAATTGGTGCAGTTGATGTGAAGAGTGGTTGACGCCTGGTTTAGACAATTGATGGAGCTGCATGTGCTCAGCTTGATCACCTCATTCGAGATGTTCCATAGTTTGAAGCGCTGTAGCAGGTCAATGTATGATGTGTACCAGTGTTCCtggcaataaataataaaatctaaatatACAGAGCTATGGTCAGTTTTCTCAGAACAGTTTAGTCAATGCATTTTACATAAAGTAGTTCAGACTCAAACTCAAAAGAGCAGATAATAAGCAATAATAACTTGGAGGGAAGCAAGACTGAGGAGATAGTGAAGGGAAAGTGCTACATAGGGTTAATGAGGCTGTAATCTGTCAACGGACAAGTGATGGTGCATGAGaaagaaaaatgaacaaaaaaaatATCCGAACTGATGCTGTCGACAGAAAGATGAGTTGTCTCACTTGAAGCAAAATCCATGAAGCCTGCATGTTGTAGATCAAATCCAGTGGAGGTGGGAGCAGAATGATAACACTTACCATCTTGGATAGAACAAGCAAATTTTGAGATTATTCATGCTCCAAAGCTACAGTTAAGCCTCAAGATAGATGTGAATTCTCAGGAAGTGTGAATAAGCGAGGGAAAAGTAAATGATGAAAGTGACAAGGTTTGAAAATAAGCCTTGTTTGTAAATTGTACACAGTCTGATAAAGGCTTCTACTTGGGAAGAGCAACTGACTCAAAGCTAAAGACAGAGTTAGGACTTTTAGCAAAATGGTATTCACATCCCTGCTTTCAGCTACTGATATCAATTGGTAAACAAGTCCGTGATAGAAGAAACTGCAGTAGATCcaaatggcagtagtgagaagtgaGCGTACAAAAGCAAAGATGAGGATAATCTGCTTTGCCTCTTGATTGAATGGAACTTCAGGAGTGGTAAAGACACAGGAGTATAGCAGATGACCCAGGTtctagaggaaaaaaaaactcgATTGGAGGTGGTCAAAATTATACCAAAAGCATGTCAACATTATTAGCGTTCTAACAAGTTATTACTTAAAGGACTCGGACAAGCACATTATCCTCTATCAAACTGCTTGTATACAGAGGAGAAGGAAAGAGCTAGTATGCACAAGTAGGATTAAAACCAGAAATACCTAGAGGTTGATATGGTGTAATATTGAATAGGGTGACAAATCAAGTGTAGCACATTGCAAGAACAAACCAGTTGGGGAGACTGGTATAATGTAAGAGTTACTGAAACGAACAGTGCAAGGCAGATGTGTTATTTGTAATTCATTAACATCCTCCACATCGATGCTGGCACTGAAGTCTATATTCATTAATAAGAGAAATTACATGCATGAATTATGTTCAACAGAAACATGGCATATAACACACAATTCCAGGATATTGAATATCTTGTAATTACAACTCTGGCAATACCACACAAAATAAAGGTTAAGTGGTTTAAAAACTAATCTAATATAGTTAACCATTAACACAGACAACCTGATATCCAAGCATTAACAAAATTTTAGTTTTGACTATCACCTGGAAaacagtacaaataaagcagCGTCAAATTTTAGAGATGATAATGTGGATGAAGAAAACTGAACTATTTAAAGCTATTGTAAATTTTCATTTTCTTCAGAAAGTCTTGAATTTCATATCATAGAGCActgaatacagcacagaatagacccttcgAGCGGTGCCGCCCAAGAATCTCCTGATTTAAGCcaagcctgatcacaggacaatttaccatagCTGGGTGGGACAACActgatttatgaaagggaaatcataTTTGATAAAACTGCTGAATCATAAAAAGTTAGTCAGCAGTATTTCATTGTAAAATTAGGACAGCTTGGTGCACGATAGAGGTAGTTTTGTTGAAGCAAATCCATTTGCAAAGAAATAAACAACACAAATCAAGTTTTCAATACATGAAGTGAAACAGGATCTGACGGCTGTCAGAATTGCTCACAAATCCTGCCCATTTTTAAAGAGAACTCTCTCCCCACATTGTGCAACTAAATCTTACCTGAGTCTGCTCATCAATTTCTTTCCGTATACGGTCACCAAGTACAATGAGGACTGATACAGCCATCTGCACATCTCCCTCTTCTGCATAGTAATACAGCATATCTTTAACAAGGGAATTGAAGTAATCAGCAGGTAGATACGCATCATAAAGTGGCTGTGAGATTGACATAAGGGAAAAGGATTCAATTGGGCTCAGGCACACAGTCTCTGCTTCATTTCCACTGACGTGTGGAGATTCCACTTTATCCTGAAGTGGGTCTGGAACAGGATGGTTATCTATAATTTCATGTCGCAGTGGAAATGCTTCCTGAGGCAAAATATATTCATGTTCCTCTGCTGACAGATAAAGACAGAGCATGTAAGGAAATTCTGGCTTTGCTGTTAAAAACAACTAAGATCTTATTAAAGAATAGCACTTTTATATATGGATAGTAATTTTAACATATCAATAATTACAAGAAGGGACCAGAGAGCATGTCAAAGTTGTAATATACACAAGTCCTATGTTACTTAGACAAACTGCTATAGTTGCACTGGCtaaaatgctaaaaaaaaaatcagccacacAGACTCGCTTGCTGGACAACATCTCTTGATACAACGGATTGGTTGTTCCATCTATTCTTCAACATCAACCAACTTGTTAAAACAGCTCATTGTAACTGCCATTTGTGTAGAGCTATCAGGAAATCAATATAACAACTATCTATAAATAGTAGTTGCTTATTGGCAAATCTTCTATTTACACCAAGAGATCTCTTCTGACCAGCAAATTAATGTGACACAATGGCAACTCTGCTTGACAATTTTTGCGAAGAACAACTCACCGGGAGCATTATCATGATCGACCATGTAAAGGTCATCTTCATCTCCTTCCACGTCTCCAAACAGGTAATCTGCAGGCACATCGCTACCTTCTGTTTCCTCATTTTCTGTGGCATAGCAGAAGGAATATCTCAATTGGATTATATACCACAAGGGGAAAAGAATCTTTGCTCATAGAAAGTATTTAATCCATCACTAACAGACATCATAAGCAGCAGCAGAGAAATCAAACTGAGAAACGTGACAGTTGACAGTTATAGCAGTAATATCAGTACAAAATTTTGAAGAATAGCAGCTGGAGAATAGCTTCCTTTTCACATTTATCTATtgatatacagcacagaataggcccttcgagtgGTGCCGCCCAAGAATCTCCTGATTTAagccaagcctaatcacaggacaatttaccataaTTGGGCGGGACAACACtgatttgtgaaagggaaatcacATTTGATAAAACTGTTGAATCATAAAAAGTTAGTCAGCAGTAGCAGCAAGTAGCATATTGCAGTTTAAAAACAGGAACGTTTAGAGGGTTGGCAAAGCCATATCCAAGGTACTGTATACAGTTGTGGTCCCTTTACCACAGAAAGGAGGTAGTAACACTGGAACCAGACCATACAAAATTCATCAGGCTAATTCTGTAATGAGAGGATTATCCTATTAAACTGGATCTATATTCTTTAGGATTTAGAAGAATCTGAGATGAACTTTTTGAAACTTAGAAAATAAGAGAGCCTGACAGAAGAGATATAGAGATGTTTAACTGATAGGAAAGTCTAGAATGACAAAGCATGGTTTCAAGATAAGGAACCATCAAATAAAATTGAAACGTGCAGAAATTTAATTTCACAAAGGGCAATGCATTTCTGGAATTCTTTATGCCAGAGTTATGGAGAATAGCTTATTAGAAGTATTTAAACAATGGATAGGTAAATGTTCCAAAGATtggaaaattgagggctatgaggGTCTGTGACAGAAATAAATTGTGGCCTGGCTAGATTAGCCAGTTTCATATGGAAATACAGAGGGTATGTTTGATGGATCAAGTGACCTACTCATACTTCTGACTTGTATGATTATTATACCAAACCTACAGCATGAATAGATCCAAGTAATACATGTTACAATGCCCTAGTAACAAGTAATTGGATTAATTGGAATCTAATTGCACATACCTTCATTTGCAGAAATCAATGGGTTTGAGGAATCTATGTGATTAACCTCCTGTCGATTTTCAGACTTTCCTCTGGTTTCATTGCCAAGGGGTGCAGAGATCTCCTTAAAACTGTGGAGGAATACAAAACATGAATTTATGAGATTATTCAATATATTAGAGAAGGAAAAAACAAGACTGATCTGAAAATTCAGCAGTTAAGAGTTAAATCGACATGAGGATCTTGAATTAGAATATAATCCATTAAAATAAAAAGTCATAGTTACAGCAaaatatttatacattcaatATTGGACtaaatagcaacaaataattATGAAATGAGGCCAAACAGCCTTTTTGCTGTCCATAATAGTGATCTTAAAGAACTGCACATTAAAAGCAttattccctctcccacccccccaaacAACTACATTGCCTCTACTCTTCCCACCTGTTAATAAGAGGTAATCCTCCACTCTTGCCAATACTTTGATTCAAATTTACAGACGAAATTGCACCTGGATTGGAATACACAATCCTTAGCATCGTCCACGTCTGGGCCACCTAGACAGAGGAGGCGAAAATTAAATCTTCAAAGTAACTGATGGCAATGGTGGGCAAGATCTGGCCATGAAATGACAGATTTATTTCACTTCAACAATCTGTTCTCATGGTATTCGAGAGTGCTTACAGTCATcatgaaataatttttttttaaaagaccaAAATTAATGGGAGGAAAaatatccacaaatttactaacatTAATTTCAATTTTTTAGCCCAAATTTTAAGAGGACTTGATAAAATAACTTAGATCCCATTCATAGGATTCTATCTTTGACACACTAAGAGAATACTTTAAGACAGTGCTTGGAATAGCTTGGAAGGAATGAGGAAGGCACTAAGTAACTGCAAGCCTACTTTTCACAGCTCTGTTATTTACTACCTTCAAAGTACCAGTTGTTGGGGGATTGGTGTGGGGAAGAACAGGAAGGTGTATTACAAATAGTCCCATGATTGGGTTCGGGTCAAATTGTGTTTGTTGGAGGttgcacagctcgaagggcctattccactctgTATCATTACATTAACATAAATATATACATTTTCTTTTTAAATGGTGTCAATGCTTGAGATCTCAGTCATACCTGGAGTCAGGGACCTTCAATTGTCAGCAAACTGTAGAGTCCACGTATCATTTATAACACACTTAACTCAATCAAACATTCTCACAATCCAATTCACTCTGGGTTGCTGTTATCTGTTGTCAGCAGTAACCCCACTAAAGCTCCCATGATGTCACTGCACGTCAATTCATGGCTGCCCTCACTTTTGCCTCAAATGTAACATGTGCTTTCCAGGAGGTCTATACCACTTCGTCTCTGTTTCTGTAGAGTCAGTGCAGGAACAGGAGAAGCCCTGTGGTAACTCCACCTCAAGAAACATTTAACAGCGAAAAGACATATCCACCTTTGACCCAAGTAAACAGTACCTGATAACGATAGCACTCTTTAGCAATTTTTGCATTATGATCACAGAGCTCAGCCAGTGAGCGGCCAGTTAGAAGATACTGCTGTGCCATGTTGACAAACCAGTACATGGGGCTGCTGCCCTGTTCCGTTTCAAACACATTAAGAGCACTGGATACATTTGCGAATTGCTCCGATAAGTCAGGCTTCTTGAAGAAAAAAATGGGATAACGCCTATCACCACTATAGGTTTTCCGATTTGAATCAGTAGTGAACATGCTGTCTTTTCCTGCAAAAGCCAAATCTCCAAATAACCCATAGCACAATCCCTCCGGATTAGCACGATCAACAGGCCGACTGGCATCTTTGAACATGTGCTGGTACAATGTACTGTCTTTTGATCCAGAAAGTAAGTAGTAAGGGTCATGATTATGGCGCCACATAATTCCTGTGGTAACATCCTTGTGCTCTTCAAACATTGCAAATGGAATGTATGGGCGGCGAATGTCCCAAACGTAGATGTTGTGATCTACCATCATGGAGCAGGTTGCTAGATGGTACTTCATTTCTGGTCGCCATTTCACACGAGCAACTGATGCAATAGTCTGCACACAGTAGATCTCCTTGGCCCTGTTTGTAGTCATGTCCCACACTTTCACCATTTTATCCCGTCCTCCTGTAGCTAACCATCCTCTGCAAAAAGaacattaaaatatatatttaagtAAATTTATAGGACATGGTGTCACTGCCAAAGCCAACATTTATTGCCATTTCCCAGTTCTGAAAATAACTGCATTTTATTATTTACTTATGGTGATTGTTAAGACTTGTCTACAGCTTGTTTAACcccacaaaaaaaattaaaatgggaAATGCATTGTACAGTTTAATGTTGAAACACTGCAATACTCGTACATCTGGTAAATGTTACAGGATCACTTTAAAGGCATGTGTACTGGAGAAGCCAGCAGAGTTTGGGTTAAATGCAGATTTTTCCTATTAGTGAAGTACAGAGTACTCAGAGATTTGTGCTCGCACCTCTTTTTTCAATGTAGTCAAACACTACAAAACCAAGAAGCCCTCTGAAGATATAGATCACCACTTCAGTTTCCTTTGCTGCATCCCCATCccatccacattccaaaggtgcccAGATTAGTCCCAAATCACATACTTTTCTTACTTCTCTCCTCTCTTGCTTCATGTCCTATCCAAgttcatttttcttcaagagaaCTAGTTCCTCAGCCTTGTTACAGCTAACCATATAATTTTCCTTCCTGGCTTCAATATCAGCTAACATTCTTAAACAATTTTCCCCTTAGATACAGTTCTCTTCTTCAATTTTGTTGTCATCATCTCTTTTCTCAAAGTAATCCTCTACACTGGTAAGAATGCATCGCTCCCCTTTTCCAAACTTCTATCCATCTCCAAGAACTTAAATGTGCACTAACCCTCCAGAGGTCATGGTCATTTTTTGTTCAAGGCATTTCAATTATACTTTCCCTACCGCAGTATTGGAACTGGTCTCATCCAATTCATTAATGAAACAATATCTAATTGTGAAAAAGATAATCTATCTGACCTTAACGTTCTCAATGTGTCAGCAGCTCAAGCACATCACCAATACTTCCCCCACCATCATGCCATTGGAAAGGACTACATTCACCTCGTTATATTGTCCTTATTCATAGAGAATCACTTGAAATGACTTCTTGGCACATTTAAGGCTTCACTACTGACATCCACAAATAGTTATTCTTTACCCTCTCTTATTTCTGAACTCCAGCCTAGTATCTGCTACCATCAACCTTCTTATAATTCTGGTTCTCTTGATCGATCCCAAATTTAATTCTTTTGGTAGTCATGCCTACAGTTGTCAAATGTCCAAAAATTCCCTTAAGGCAGTCCTTAGAAACATCCATATCACACAACCAGATCCCAGGTTTTAAAAACAAAAAACACAGAAGTTAAAACAGTACGGCAAAGTTtaggccccttggcccatgatggtgtgctggccttataacctactctaaaatcaatctaacccttcccccctccgtagccctccatttttctatcatccacatgcccatttaagagtttcttaaataccccaAATGTACatgcaccacccctggcagggcattccacacacttactACTCTGACATACTTTCTTCCgtttaccttaaaattatgcacccttgccccctcatattagttaTTTGTTTAACAAAAAAACTGATACAAGGAGGCATAATTTATCATTAAACAAATTATTTTTCCTTGAAGTGCCTGGGACATATTGTTACATTAAGGGTGCTATATTAATAGAAGCGGTTGTTGCATTTAAGAAAAGCATCCTCAGTATAGCAAAATGTTACATCACATACAAAAGTTTATCAAACAAAAGTTAACACCAAACCACGCGATAATAGTACAGTTGGTTAAAAGGACAAGCTTAAAGAAATAAGTTAAAAGAGATCATCTGAACTGAGGTGCCAAAGCTTAGATGGAGAATTTTAGAGGTTAAACCCAATTCAGTTAAAGCACAGCCACCAATAACAAACCAATAAGAATGGAAATGGAGTAAATCAGAATTTGGGGAGTGCAGGGATGTCAGATGTTTGGTAATGTTTCAATATGATGACccagcacttttttttttacatgtgaaGGAACACTGACCCAACTTCTTCTGCTGCTCACAACAGGAAAACCCTCATCTTCAAGTAGATTACTTGTTTTTCTTTAAACCATCCCAAGTACAGAAGATATCAATGAATCTTTCCACCTCCCTGCGGTTCTCCAGCTGTAGAATTCTGATTGTAAACCTTTGAATTGACAGGAGGGGCATCCAGATTGGGCAACTTCCAATTCGAAAAATAAGAATAAAGTACAAAAACCATCTGGGCACCCATTAGTAAGCCTTTTCAATGCTGCAGCTTTGCCAAGAGCCAGATCTAGCTGCCTCTTACACACCACTGCACAAAATTAAGAAGCAAGAGATAAATGGAGAAAAATTTTAAAGTGCTATGAGGGAAAATGTAAGAAGCTTAAAATAGTTTCATAGGAATTATTCAGCCCAGTTACAATAAAGATAGGGAGACATTTAACAAGGTTtatttgttggaaatttgaatgATGTTGAATAAGAGATTTGTACAGTCAATTTTAGAAAGATTGGTTTTGTTAAATTTCAACAATGAATGCAAAGGGAAACTCAGAAAAGCAATATTTAGCATCAAGTCTTTCAACAAGTATGTCTTAATAAGATTCTAAACATGAACACCAAACATTTCAAGTAGCACTCTACTCACTTATCATCTGGGTGCCAATCACAGCAAAAAACAGGTCCATTATGTGCTGTGAACATGCGTTCATATCTATCCGGTCGCCTTATGTCCCAGAGCTGAACATTGCCATTTTCAAACGAAGCGGCAAATGTGAAATAGTCTCTGACACTGAACTGTACATCACGGACACTTTCTGACTGACCTATAAAAGACAGAAGTTCCATTCTCAAAGTCAGTAGAATAGGTTCAACATTAACATCCAATAATACATGGCAGAATACATATATTTAAAGCCAATGACTTTGGTCAAAGTACATAAAATCCAAAgttccatggaatgtcatccatCATGCAAAATTAGCAGCAGTTCTAGATTTCAGAAGAGTCACAGACTAGAAAGTAAAGCAAGCAAGATTGTCTACTGTTAGATGTATGGGTGAACTATACACAACTTAATGATTTTCCCTTCAAGGCTCTGTTACTTTGGAGCTATTTTCCATAAAGGGAGTTGTACTTAAGTTATACTCACTTTAATATGACAAAAACAAGCCAGTTTGATAAATTTGGTTTTGTACTTAAAAAGAAATTGACCAAAAATGATTAATGGGTCAATATATGCACACAACTGGAAATTAGCACcattttgtacaattttaacagtTTTAAAATCAGTCTTTTTTTCACTAAAACCATATTATTCTGTAATTATTGTGGCCCTTCTCTACAAAAGATGGAAAGGAGACTGATTTACTGGAATGTGATAAGAATTGGATCAGATCTTCTGCAGTCAAACAATCTATTAAGTATGAATCTCCTGGGACATTATGTTCGACAAGATGGGGGTACCAATGAGTGCCAAGAGCCTTGAAGCACTGGCTCACTTAAGAGCCGAGATTCAACCCAATCACTTGGCTAGATATAAGCACCATCGTATTACCAATCTGTTAATGCTAATATAAATAGCATGgtattttagttttttttaaaatcacaattcctatatataaacaaataaatgaatgaCTGCATTTCAGAAGCATTTCATTACCTCTAGAGCATTTTGGGTTAATGAGGACATGaaaggcttttttttttgctattccATCTACAGCTCATTTAAAGACAAGGAAAGTAAACTTACAAAAATAATGAAACATaagaaattatattttaaaaatgttagTGCTTATAAAATACATTTAAAGATAAATCTGCAAATGATCTCGTTTCATTGACTTCATTAGAATATATTCTTTACCAGAGAAAGTGCTCACGGATTCCCTTTTCCTGAGATCGAAGCACTTCATGTAGCCATCTTGGGAGCCACTCAACAGCATGTGGACCTCGTTGGGATGGAAGCACACCTTGTTAACTGTGCGTTTGTGCTCATTGAAAAGTTGGTCTTGTTTGTTGCGAGATTGCTTGCCCAGATTCCACGTGACCACAGCTCCATTTGTGGCTGCTGTCGCCAGCAAGGTCTCGTCTATCTGATGCCACACCACATCCGCACAGCTGAAGTTCAGAGAGAGCTTGCGCCCAACTCGAAGATTGGCCTTCTCCACAAATTGTTCCTCCTCGAGGGAATAGATTTTGAAAATGTTGCGGCCAGCCACCACCACCtgggcagcatctctacgaaCACTAATAGCATTTGCAGGTGCATCAAGATGGCAGAACATTGTTCGCCCTGTAATGGCTGTGCCACTCAGGGCAGTGGTCACTCTTGCCATTTTGTCCATGGAAAAACCAAGTAGTTCCGGTATCGTAGCAGCTGCAATTATCAATTCCTTCAGCCTTGCCAAACTAATCAAAAAACTATGATTACACAGTGGTCAGTCCTTATCAATAAGTTAGCTCATCTGGTAATATTGTACAACTATACAGATATTGATAGCTTTTGAAAAATGTGAAACCGGTATTATTTCCATGTTGAAGAGCATCCGAATTTCAAACATCGCATTCAAGAAAATTTAAGCAGCAACCCTTGCTCAAAAGAGCATTGCAAAAGTAGGTAGATGATAGTCAATGCCAGTGTAGAACTTAGTGCTGACAGAGCCAAATCTGCAATGATCTCTTTGTTAAAAACCTGAAAGCAAAGAACAAGAAAAATAATTCAGTACTTTGGCCACATCACACATCAATATCTAAAGACATTATATTTACCATCCAGATCTTGTGCTTCCACATCATCTTCCTTTGATGTGAGGATAGGCAGTTTGTTCAATAAATAATCACATGGCTCCACTGAATTTCAAACAGCAAAAGATACCAAAGGAAACGTTAAAAGAAAACCTTTATACATTTCTTTCACAAGATGACTGAATATAAAGGAATCCAAAAATATTCTATAGACATATGGATTACAAGAGAGTTGCAAAAAGAGAAATGGAACtgatcaaaataaaataaatttacttaAGATGGCATAGGGCATGACTGATGTACTTAATGCTGAAGGAACCTCTTAAAAGTCTCTGACATTGAAACTCTAGGTGGGTAAAAATTGATAAAGAGCAAATCCTGGAAAAGCCATCTGAAAGGAACTACAAAACCCTGACCACTTTCTCTCAAACATTCATAGATTCAGAGGTAGCACCTGAGGATTGGAAAACAGCAAATGTTATACCCTTCTTCAAAACCAGATGTACGAATGAACATGTAACTACAAACTAACAAGCTTAAACTCAGCGGGAAGGCAAGTTGTAGAAACAATCTGGGATAACTTTCATAAACACCTGAATATCTGTGGTTTGATTAAAGAAACACAGCATAGATTTGTTAAAAGTAAATCATTACTAAATTGTTAAGACGTTTTTACAAATAACAAGGTCAAGGAGGGAAGCACAGTTGATGCAACATGTATGAATTTCCATAAGGCATCACATGAAAGACCGATCACCAAGAGCAAAGACTATAGAATAAAAGGTGCTGTAGCAGTTTTGATCAAATATTGGCTTTGAAACAGGAAACAGTGGCTGTGAAATGTTGTTTGTCAAATTTGAGCTAAGTATTTACTGGAGACCTCCATAGGTTGACACATAAATGCCTTAAAAGTTGTGTGAAGAAAATAAATTCCAAATCTGCAGGTGACAATAAAAAAAAGAGCATAGTGAAATCTGAAAAGGGAAACAATAAACTTCAAGTGGAATAATGAAGCATCACAATCCAGGGATAGAGAATGAATATGTTCAACAAAAGAGTCAAGGTAACGTGATTGTtgttaaacatagaaaacctacagcacaatacaggcccttcggcccagagttgtgccgaatatgtccttaccttagaaattactaggcttacctacagccctctattttactaagctccatgtacctatctaaaagtctcttaaaagaccctatcgtatgcACCTCCATtatcgttgccagcagcccattccacgcactcaccactctctgtgtaaaaaacttacccctgacatctcctctgtacctactccccagcaccttaaacctgtgtcctcttgtggcagcaatttcagccctgggaaaaagcctctgactatccgcacgatcaatgcctctcatcatcttatacacgtctatcaggtcacctctcatcctccgttgct from the Mobula birostris isolate sMobBir1 chromosome 9, sMobBir1.hap1, whole genome shotgun sequence genome contains:
- the wdr24 gene encoding GATOR2 complex protein WDR24 isoform X2, producing the protein MDKMARVTTALSGTAITGRTMFCHLDAPANAISVRRDAAQVVVAGRNIFKIYSLEEEQFVEKANLRVGRKLSLNFSCADVVWHQIDETLLATAATNGAVVTWNLGKQSRNKQDQLFNEHKRTVNKVCFHPNEVHMLLSGSQDGYMKCFDLRKRESVSTFSGQSESVRDVQFSVRDYFTFAASFENGNVQLWDIRRPDRYERMFTAHNGPVFCCDWHPDDKGWLATGGRDKMVKVWDMTTNRAKEIYCVQTIASVARVKWRPEMKYHLATCSMMVDHNIYVWDIRRPYIPFAMFEEHKDVTTGIMWRHNHDPYYLLSGSKDSTLYQHMFKDASRPVDRANPEGLCYGLFGDLAFAGKDSMFTTDSNRKTYSGDRRYPIFFFKKPDLSEQFANVSSALNVFETEQGSSPMYWFVNMAQQYLLTGRSLAELCDHNAKIAKECYRYQVAQTWTMLRIVYSNPGAISSVNLNQSIGKSGGLPLINSFKEISAPLGNETRGKSENRQEVNHIDSSNPLISANEENEETEGSDVPADYLFGDVEGDEDDLYMVDHDNAPEEHEYILPQEAFPLRHEIIDNHPVPDPLQDKVESPHVSGNEAETVCLSPIESFSLMSISQPLYDAYLPADYFNSLVKDMLYYYAEEGDVQMAVSVLIVLGDRIRKEIDEQTQEHWYTSYIDLLQRFKLWNISNEVIKLSTCSSINCLNQASTTLHINCTNCKRPMSSKGWICDRCRQCASMCAVCHQVVRGLFVWCQGCSHGGHLQHIMNWLRTSPFCPAGCGHLCEYT
- the wdr24 gene encoding GATOR2 complex protein WDR24 isoform X1, whose amino-acid sequence is MDKMARVTTALSGTAITGRTMFCHLDAPANAISVRRDAAQVVVAGRNIFKIYSLEEEQFVEKANLRVGRKLSLNFSCADVVWHQIDETLLATAATNGAVVTWNLGKQSRNKQDQLFNEHKRTVNKVCFHPNEVHMLLSGSQDGYMKCFDLRKRESVSTFSGQSESVRDVQFSVRDYFTFAASFENGNVQLWDIRRPDRYERMFTAHNGPVFCCDWHPDDKGWLATGGRDKMVKVWDMTTNRAKEIYCVQTIASVARVKWRPEMKYHLATCSMMVDHNIYVWDIRRPYIPFAMFEEHKDVTTGIMWRHNHDPYYLLSGSKDSTLYQHMFKDASRPVDRANPEGLCYGLFGDLAFAGKDSMFTTDSNRKTYSGDRRYPIFFFKKPDLSEQFANVSSALNVFETEQGSSPMYWFVNMAQQYLLTGRSLAELCDHNAKIAKECYRYQVAQTWTMLRIVYSNPGAISSVNLNQSIGKSGGLPLINSFKEISAPLGNETRGKSENRQEVNHIDSSNPLISANEENEETEGSDVPADYLFGDVEGDEDDLYMVDHDNAPAEEHEYILPQEAFPLRHEIIDNHPVPDPLQDKVESPHVSGNEAETVCLSPIESFSLMSISQPLYDAYLPADYFNSLVKDMLYYYAEEGDVQMAVSVLIVLGDRIRKEIDEQTQEHWYTSYIDLLQRFKLWNISNEVIKLSTCSSINCLNQASTTLHINCTNCKRPMSSKGWICDRCRQCASMCAVCHQVVRGLFVWCQGCSHGGHLQHIMNWLRTSPFCPAGCGHLCEYT